GCTGACATAATCCACAACCTTCGATGAAGATTTACCAGCAGTTTGGCAAACGTTTCAATCAATCAATTTCaaatcaattttatttaaaagatataCCATTTGCCCTGAGATAAATTGTCTAGGTATCCAGAGATGATTAGACCTGGTTCCAGCGAGATCAGCTGCAATATatcatattgtattttttttttctgactttgGGATGCCTTTATTTCCTATTATAAAACTATTCACACCCTGCCCCTTCTCGGGAGGACAGGAGTAGAAACCTGAGATAATCTAAAAGTGTATATTATATCGAACAATACCTAGAAATTATATAACTCAATCTGAGGGTGCGCAGGATTATCACTTCGTTCACCAAAATCTGTCTTGAGACATACCTACTTTAGCCGGGTTAatttgtttgtaatatatatatatttttatttttcatgtgttcACTGCGACTATTCTTGTTCGTTATAAACGTTCCTTTATTAAATTGTGCCTTTCAATCATTCTACAGAAGAGACAGCTAAAATAGTATTTTGCTATAATATAGCTTTTTACCAAACCGCGTTTTGTTTTCTGTCTAATCTGGGCAGGGTAATAATATAGGACTAACATTTTTAAATTGCCCTTGAGGTGGCAGTTTTTTTTCAGAACATGTATGGATGATATTAACAGGgatattttaatgtttcttttgggttTGATGCATATGAAAAGAgatttttgattgtttttttaatcCGTGCATTTACATGACCAAAGCACAGTGCGCCTGGAGCGGCCTTGTTCGTATACTCTGTATGCTGATTGACAGGTGCCAAGGGCAgcgtttataacaatgattgacagggagccaagatggagacaCTCAGTCGCGCAATAGAGCTAAATACAGCAGGattgatttatatatttaattttattttgcagatgTCACAAACACCACCTATATCACATATAAAAATCATGAGAAGTGGTAGTTcctctttagtggttatggtgcttgacatTTTCCTTTAAAGAATATTCCTTTTCATCGTAGGAAAAACAGCATGTCGCTAATTTTAAAACAACTCTGGATGTGGTATAATTGCAGAGTTAACACTTTTTTTGAAAGTCTTGTTGTTTATCTGTTATGTTAATCTTTTCCACTTGCAGCCTACAAGGATAAAATGAAGGAACTCTCCGTGCTCTCCCTGATCTGCTCCTGCTTTTATTCCCAGCCGCATCCCAACACCATCTATCAATATGAAGGTCAGTGAATGCATTTGTCACAAGTTCATTTCTCTTTTCACAAAGGAATACGCCATGCAACCGAAATTAGTCTTACTGAGATATGGGGGAAGGGATTGCACAATAAAATGGAAGTGCCACCTTCGCTATCCGAACTTCAATTATACAAAAAGTTTGATAGTTTGCAAGAAATTGttaatttgttaatattttatctCTGCAAAACTCTGCTTTGGTCCTTAATGTAATATTAACACATAATCAGCTAGCAtgtacccttcatctttccagccttgtgtttaagagcttttctgggaaactcccaccctacctgagcaaaatgctctcctcggctgttcccacctcctataacctccgatccagtacctgcactttatttagtctacctcaatacaaatacttctcctacagagcgccgcaattgtggaacgacctccctaaagtcctttaagagatccctctctacataccgcaaaacagaatgcatgtgtcatggttgattatatatttcctacctgttctatgtaaaattttgtatatattgtgtatttaatattgtttttgtattttattgtaccataatgtatcaatgcaatgttttgtggacccaggacatacttgaaaacaagagaaatctcaacgtatctttcctggtaaaatattttataaataaataaatgtaagggCGGAAATaaatgaacatggagaatataatGCATGTCAAGCTAAGATGGCTGACTCTGCAAGCTGAATTTTTGGGAAACGTGAGAGCCTAATTTATTCATTAAAATAAGTGGAGAGTGAGTTAAATAGCCAACAAAAGTTTTTCAAAAGACACTCCAAGCATCACAATCACTACATTTTATGTTGCGACTTTGGTGCATAGATGCCTTTTGTCTGGGTGTGTAAAACATTGTCGTTTCAGAGgaatagcaatgtttacattttgctgCAAAACATGCCTCTAGTACCTGTCAAACAGAAAGTCACTAGAGGTATTTAGACTTAAAAGGCCTGCAATTTTCAGAGGTTGTTGTCATCAGACATCAACGCTGCTATTGGTTCTCATAGAGAAGTACTGGACTCAGTGCTTCTCTGTGTGAAGTATTGGATTGGCATAGTGCAGCAAATGCTGCGCATGTGCCCTTTtcccccaatgcttctctactgCAGCAGCTAACTAGACAAACATCATCCAAACTGATGACTTCATTGGAGGAGCAGCTGCAGGAAGGAGTCTGTCCTGCCAGTGGTTACAGGCAagctttttataactttttatttttttttaaaggaacactatagtcacctaaattactttagctaaataaagcagttttagtgtataggtcattcccctgcaatttcactgctcaattcactgtcatttaggagttaaatcactttgtttctgtttatgcagccctagccacacctcccctggctatgattgacagagcctgcatgaaaaaaaactggtttcactttcaatcagatgtaatttaccttaaataattgtatctcaatctctaaattgaactttaatcacatacaggaggctcttgcagggtctagcaagctattaacatagcaggggataagaaaatcttaattaaacagaacttgcaataaagaacgcctaaatagggctctctttacaggaagtgtttatggaagtctgtgcaagtcacatgcagggaggtgcgactagggttcataaacaaagggatttaactcctaaatggcagaggattgagcagtgaggctgcaggggcatgttctatacaccaaaactgcttcattaagctaaagttgttcaggtgactatagtgtccctttaatatacatatatatatatatatatatatatatatatatatatatatatataaaacaaggtgGCCCCAGTATTCTAAACTAATAAAGGAACCCTCTGTTAacagtagatatatatatttatatatatatatatatctttttttttttttttttttaatttttaaacgtTAGTATGCACCTTTAAATGACTCTCTATATAGGTTATGACAGTCCCTAGCCTTACAGACGTTTTGAATAGGTCAGCATCTATTTTTCCTGTAATTTGAGATTTTAAATTTACCTGGAAACAAGACGGATTGTTAGAGATATAACAGGATAGTCCTTACTTAACAAAATGAGTTGGAATATATATTCAAGTAAAAATATTGTCTTTAATTGGTTTTCTATTCCTTTAAAAACTGACTCTCTTTACAGACATGGAGGTGAAGCAGTTAAATAAAAGGGCGTCTGGCCAGAGCTTCGAGGTCATCTTGAAGTCTCCCTCCGACTTGTCACCAGAGAGCCCTCCAGTTGCCGTGTCCCCCAGAAAGAGGGACATTTCTCTAGAGGAGCTGCAGAAAAGGCTTGAGGCTGCAGAAGAGAGGAGGAAAGTAAGTTTTGGTCAAATGCAAATACCAGGATTAACGGCGACTAAAAGAGTTACTCGCTAGAGTGAGGATTGTCGGGAATTCAAAAGTGAATTCTAAAATTAAGGCCAAACCAAAATTAGCTATATTAGTCTAAAttttaaatttcactttgaattcacagcaGTTCTCACAttactaaataaccctgtaaggggAGATGACATTGGTTTTGGCTGCTTTTGTATAGGTATAACAGTTTGGTTCCACCAGATAAATAGAGGAGACTTATTTCTAATAGACAGGTGAGTTTCTTCGAGCTGAGGGGCTTTATGCGTTGGAGTGTTCCGTTAAATATGGAGTTGTACATTTTTAGGTTATATTGGCCAAATTATAAAGATTCTCTTactcattttttttccaattctgcaGTTATGACTAAATATGTGGAATTTCCTTGTCAGTTTAATAAAGATTTGAAACGAGCAAAGTTATCATTAAACACCTGCctagaaatgtaaaaattaaagggacagtataggtgGTACTTAGCTGATGTAGTGATTACGGTGCCATTAGGCTCTTTTCTAGATCCTTTTTATCTTTCTCAAGTTGGTTTCAAGTGGTTTGACCAAAATCGAGGGTTCTTAAGACACCACTGTTGCACCCTGTGTGACCATTGCTAATACGTTACTTACACTTCCATAGTAGCAATATCAAtttcatgcatttatttatttaaaaaaaaaatctttatttatatctcACTCCACTCGTGAGTATGACAACATGAGCATAGCACATTGAACATAGAAATAACATTCAAACATCATGTTTGGAGAGAATCCAGGTCAAAATAATGAATTGAAACCCATAaggtcaaaaaataaaaataaaattagcaaCAGAAAAGTAAATGGAAAAATTGTAATGACATATTGGGTATCACAAGAAAAGCAACAGAGGCCTCAGATTGCCTTTCAAACTTGGTGATGTACACTGCCACTGCCTGAGGACAGCGTACAAGGTACCAGTCAGGTGACCGCCAAAATGGATGAGTGTCCCGGGGAAGACGGAGGTgtattaatgcatattttaacaccattcattggctgagcttgtcagcTGACGCATATAGCAGCTACACTGCTCCTTTGAGTTCCAGTAAAATAGCTTTACATAAGTCGTTTTGCTTTCCAGAGTTAATCAGTTATTGTTACTACTGATTGAAATGAAGACCTTGGACACAGAGGAACAAAGGATTCCTTTATGATGACTGATGGACATAATGAGGGCCTCATTGTAAACATCTGTTCCTTAACAGTAGCAACACTTGTTTCTTCTCCCCAAGCTCTTCTTCTGAAAGCCTGCCAAATTAACAAAAAATGTACCTGACCAATAACACTCCCAAGGTCTCCTTCTCCAATGTCACATTACTGCAGTGCACTTATAACATTTCCTTGTACTCTGTGTCAGGAGAGATAGCTCAGTGGATAGAACTCCATCTGCGGTGTCTGAAAGTCAACAATTTTATTAATCCTTTAGATTAAATTTCAACCGTCAAAGGTCCATGAAACAAATACTATCATTTAGACCACAGTGCTTGGAAATGGACAAGGTCATACATGTAGTTTTCCTAATTAAATGCTTAGATATTATTATATCAGCTAGGTTGCCAAGAACATTTTGAAAAGTCCGTGTCTGATGTCACCCACTCCTCTTGAAGCTAAAAATCCATATTGTTTTATACATTCTACTTATGTTAATTAAGTCTTTTAATTAATGTTAACTAACTCTAATAGAATTTTAACTTAAAGGCATTAGTGTTTTgagttaattaaatgtatttagttataaaatatatattttatatatattaaggtGCAATCTGGAGTTGTTGAAGGGGTTACCTGGCTATTTAGCCTCAGGCAGATTGTCCCACCCACCtctgccttttattatttttttcaatcatttccttggtgggccctctttattcaCAGGTCTACCAGACCGCTGGTTTCGCAAAGCACAACAACCTTTTCACCTAAAGTCTTGGCCTTTGTGTCTGACTACAGATATTTACTTATCATAGTTAAATACTgacatttaaaaattatattaaaaaataaaataatatacacacaatatttgTGGTGGAAAGATTCAATTTTCCTTGGACATGTTTGCAGCATTTGATGGATTCTTCAGTCTGCTTGTGAGATATTTATCTCACACAGGAGGCTGTGGGCAGGCAAACTGCCAGCATTAACAGgaaattacgttttttttttttatctctgagcagagagataagaaagtcttttcaccttttccctgcaagccctaaagtaaaaaaaggtccACTGTTTCTGAAATGCAAGATCCATGCAAGGTTCCAAATAACCACCTCTTTTCAgaaagtgtgtagggaggctatAATCAAGGGAGGTCGTGCTAGGTCTGCAGATATAAATTTTACTATTAAATGGAAGAGAATAGGACTAAGAGTAAGACTGCAGATATGATCTTTGCACAAATTTATTAAGATGGtgtggttttggtgcctagagtgaccctttaacatttgctacaaaatttattttcctcTAGGAAGATCTATGCAGGCTTTATTTCTGTACAAAGCACCACGTTTGGGATAAAGTTTAAACCGATTTTTCAACTTCTAATCTCATTGATAAATTATTATCCAACCATATGCCGAGATATCTTTAGGAACTCACCTTAGTCAGATTACAATTAGACTTTGTCATAATGCTTAATTGGGGATTAGGTAGTATAAGCAATTTGGGATTTGTTTCGAATACCATTGCAACTGTTTTTCTAGTATTTAAGGAAAGCTTATTTTTAGCAATCCTCATTTCAACCTCTGAGTtagaattcattttaaattatctATTAATAATTAGTATCATACTATCCAAATGAGTATAAACATGTTTTCTAActgttttgttgttgttctttAATTTAgtttggtttaaagggacactatagtcaccagaagcactacagcttaaaaggacactgtagtcaccaagacaactttagcttaatgaagcagtgttggtgtatagatcatgcccctgtagtctcactgctcaattcacttttgtgaacagcctgcatgaaaacaaaatggttattttcaatcagatattacttattttaaaagtttttatctcctgctctgtaaattgaactgtaattacatacagggggctcctgcagggtctattaAGCTATTATCAGAGAATGagataaaaattctaaattaaacataattcgcaataaaggaagtgtaaacattagatgactctttacagaaagtgtttaggaaggctgtgtaggtcacatgcagtgaggtatgactagggctgtataaacaacgttatttaattcctaaatggaggagaattgagcagtgacattgcagaggcattatctatacactaaaactgcttaattgagctaaagttgttttggtgactacagtgtccttttaatatagTGATGTTGTGCCATATAGCCTGCCTAagtccacctttagtggctgtcacttggacagccactggagggactTCGTGGATGAAGTCCTGAAATCTTGGCACGACCCATGTTCAGTGTCTTAATGACCTGCATGAAGATGCTAAACGctttccatagagatgcactgaatcaatgcatctcaatgagcagatgctgattggtgccgtGCCGCGAATTGCTGCACATGTACACTAGCctttcagtgcttctctatggggaagcattggattggctg
Above is a genomic segment from Pelobates fuscus isolate aPelFus1 chromosome 6, aPelFus1.pri, whole genome shotgun sequence containing:
- the STMN3 gene encoding stathmin-3, which encodes MASTVSAYKDKMKELSVLSLICSCFYSQPHPNTIYQYEDMEVKQLNKRASGQSFEVILKSPSDLSPESPPVAVSPRKRDISLEELQKRLEAAEERRKSQEAQVLKQLAEKREHERDVLHKAIEDNNNFSRMAEEKLNYKMELSREIRDAHLAALRERLREKELHAAEVRRNKEQREEMSG